GCCCAGACCGATCATTGTCAAAACCTGAGAAGTGGATCATGCTCCCAGGCATCATTTTGATTGTTGGGCTGATTCCCAGATCCATGTATTTCCTTTTGTGAGGACGCTTGAGCTCAAGAACAGCATAATCATAATCCAGGGCAATATCCCCAGAGACACCCTTAAACCAGCCTTTCGGGATGTGCGTACTCTTCACCCGGGTCCACTGGAAGGAGGGCATGCTATCTGATGTCCCTTGCTTCCTCCTAGATCTCCTCTGCTTTCTCCCATTACCTTTGGATTGTCTTAATTCTgtggcagctttgggatcctcTTTGGCCGCAGAAATTTCTCTCCTACTTCTTTTAGCACCTTTGTGTTTCCTGCCGTTGCCTCTGGATTTCGTCTTCATCAGGCCCACCCTCAGTCTTTTGCTGCCCTTGACATAATCCTTGCCATTGTGCAGACAGTGGGCTGCTGTCAGCACGTGCTTGGGGGAAACGAGAATGCCACTGCAGCCGGTGGAGATCTTCACAGCTGTGTTGAACGGAAAGTTGGTCATAAACCTCTTGTCATAGATGCTGAACCTGCTGTCTGTTCCATATATCTGCCTCTTCTTTCTCAAAGGCCTTCGTGTGGTTGTGTTCCCAGCTGGGTCAAGCACTGCTCCAAGGACATTCACTTCAGTCAGGGTTCGTGTGCCGTTTTCAAAAACAGTCTCATAGGATAAGAGGTTCTTCAAGTCAGACAAGCTTGGCACTGGCAGTTTTCTTTGACATTCAATTCCACATACACTGTTCAGCTCTAATTTGGTTTTTGCTTCAAATTTAGGGCTGTCAAGG
This Aphelocoma coerulescens isolate FSJ_1873_10779 chromosome 3, UR_Acoe_1.0, whole genome shotgun sequence DNA region includes the following protein-coding sequences:
- the PRSS35 gene encoding inactive serine protease 35, yielding MEHMLLLFIFFIPILGLSNGTETEQDFTWHLKKIPQIVRERTFSLDSPKFEAKTKLELNSVCGIECQRKLPVPSLSDLKNLLSYETVFENGTRTLTEVNVLGAVLDPAGNTTTRRPLRKKRQIYGTDSRFSIYDKRFMTNFPFNTAVKISTGCSGILVSPKHVLTAAHCLHNGKDYVKGSKRLRVGLMKTKSRGNGRKHKGAKRSRREISAAKEDPKAATELRQSKGNGRKQRRSRRKQGTSDSMPSFQWTRVKSTHIPKGWFKGVSGDIALDYDYAVLELKRPHKRKYMDLGISPTIKMMPGSMIHFSGFDNDRSGQLVYRFCSISDESNDLFYQYCDAEPGSTGSGIYLRLKEPNKKKWKRKIIAVYSGHQWVDINGEQQDYNVAVRITPLKYAQICFWIHGNDENCTQG